One region of Sulfuriroseicoccus oceanibius genomic DNA includes:
- a CDS encoding SHD1 domain-containing protein — translation MKNPLLLLALASVLLIHSRGEPTPATEMRMWTAKSGHQIEAMVTGFKMGKIRLEKPDGETVVVALDKLVQEDQDAIEDHYNKAEAAAEAAKFASEKPAELKYPLGKITDEIPTANGYTCRLYLPTSLRDDDAHPVLFIQDPGSGRVGTLNRYKKAAEMNRWILATTPQSSNKLDYDASYKAIVAMMEFVKENLPIDEKRIYLSGFSGGSRYSFFTASQNDVAGIIACGAGSSCHKHGERVPDNHVVTYGLCGTNCFNRYDMSRSHAKMTNPDSVLRFFVGNHDWAGGALLEDAMVHLNGVFFEQNGEAYPQQQARFEVDVLSVIESCLEAEPHRAYMLTQFMIDRGLTSGTRTTRFARLMRKLSKNPENQRFVDGLADMDKMAKKVCGSEYRSYKTLYPEVVEAGEKYAEKYAGTPLEPIFLKFKEHVVQP, via the coding sequence ATGAAAAACCCTCTTCTCCTCCTTGCTCTCGCCAGTGTGCTCCTCATACACAGCCGTGGTGAGCCTACTCCTGCGACTGAAATGCGGATGTGGACCGCGAAATCAGGTCACCAAATTGAGGCGATGGTCACCGGCTTCAAGATGGGGAAGATTCGCTTGGAGAAGCCGGACGGCGAAACCGTGGTGGTCGCGTTGGATAAATTGGTGCAGGAGGATCAGGACGCGATCGAAGACCATTACAACAAAGCGGAGGCAGCCGCTGAGGCTGCCAAGTTCGCCAGTGAGAAACCTGCGGAGCTCAAATACCCGTTGGGGAAGATCACCGATGAGATCCCGACAGCCAACGGCTACACCTGCCGACTCTATTTGCCGACGTCGCTCCGGGATGATGATGCTCATCCGGTTCTGTTTATTCAGGACCCAGGGAGTGGGAGGGTAGGCACGTTGAACCGCTACAAGAAGGCAGCGGAGATGAACCGATGGATTCTGGCCACCACTCCGCAGTCCTCGAACAAGCTCGACTATGACGCGAGCTACAAGGCGATTGTCGCGATGATGGAGTTCGTGAAGGAGAACCTTCCGATCGATGAAAAGCGGATTTATCTCAGTGGGTTTTCCGGCGGCAGTCGGTACTCGTTCTTTACCGCCAGCCAGAACGACGTGGCCGGTATTATCGCCTGTGGGGCTGGTTCTAGCTGCCACAAACATGGTGAGCGGGTTCCCGACAATCATGTGGTGACCTACGGATTGTGCGGGACCAACTGCTTCAACCGCTACGACATGTCCAGATCACACGCGAAAATGACGAATCCTGACAGTGTCTTGCGTTTCTTTGTGGGGAACCACGATTGGGCCGGTGGGGCGCTGCTTGAGGATGCGATGGTCCATCTCAATGGTGTGTTTTTCGAGCAGAACGGAGAAGCTTACCCGCAGCAGCAGGCGCGCTTTGAAGTGGATGTGCTTAGCGTGATCGAGAGTTGTCTCGAGGCAGAGCCGCACCGTGCTTACATGTTAACGCAGTTCATGATCGATCGTGGGCTGACCAGTGGCACGCGCACCACGCGGTTTGCGCGGCTGATGCGCAAGCTCTCGAAGAATCCAGAAAACCAACGTTTTGTCGATGGCTTGGCGGACATGGATAAGATGGCGAAGAAGGTCTGCGGCAGCGAGTACAGGTCCTACAAGACGCTCTATCCAGAGGTCGTGGAAGCCGGTGAGAAGTACGCCGAGAAATATGCCGGAACGCCGCTGGAGCCGATTTTCCTGAAGTTCAAGGAGCACGTCGTGCAGCCGTAG
- the nuoD gene encoding NADH dehydrogenase (quinone) subunit D codes for MAESVKEFEVPDMAAKSANQAEAYQQTTDDIVGEKLTVNMGPSHPATHGVLRLVLELDGEMITKAQPELGYLHRGAEKIAENMHYNQFVPYTDRLDYLAPLANNVAYATAVEKLMGWQLPERGQAIRVIACELARISAHLLGVGCYAMDVGAMTVFLYTFTEREKIYNLCELLTGARFTTSWTRVGGQIRDIDDKTFAAINTFLDGLPPVIDEVDKLLSRNKIFLDRTVDVGTITREDAIGFGLTGPNLRGSGVDHDVRKARPYLGYEQYEFDIPVGENGDSYDRYLVRMEEMRQSIRILKQALKSLPSGPINVVDPKSTLPQKERVLMSMEELIHHFIVATQGIDAPEGEVYFAAENPKGELGFYINSKGGGVPHRLKMRSPSFCNLSILPKLLPNHMVSDVVAILGSLDFVMGECDR; via the coding sequence ATGGCTGAATCAGTTAAGGAATTCGAAGTACCCGACATGGCTGCCAAATCCGCGAACCAAGCGGAGGCCTACCAGCAGACCACCGATGACATTGTCGGCGAAAAGTTGACGGTGAACATGGGGCCCTCCCACCCCGCAACCCACGGCGTGCTGCGTCTGGTGCTGGAATTGGACGGCGAAATGATCACCAAAGCCCAGCCTGAGCTCGGCTACCTGCACCGCGGTGCCGAAAAGATCGCGGAGAACATGCATTACAACCAGTTCGTGCCATACACCGACCGTCTGGACTATCTTGCACCTCTCGCCAACAACGTCGCCTACGCAACCGCAGTCGAGAAGCTGATGGGCTGGCAGTTGCCTGAGCGCGGCCAGGCGATCCGCGTGATTGCCTGCGAGTTGGCACGCATCTCCGCTCACCTGTTGGGCGTTGGCTGTTACGCCATGGACGTCGGTGCGATGACCGTCTTCCTGTACACCTTCACTGAACGTGAAAAGATCTACAACCTCTGCGAACTGCTGACAGGGGCTCGCTTCACGACATCGTGGACACGTGTCGGCGGCCAGATCCGCGACATCGATGACAAGACCTTCGCAGCGATCAACACATTCCTCGACGGCCTGCCGCCAGTGATCGACGAAGTCGACAAGCTCCTCAGCCGCAACAAAATCTTCCTCGACCGTACCGTCGACGTTGGCACCATCACCCGCGAAGACGCTATCGGCTTCGGTCTTACCGGACCGAACCTGCGCGGATCCGGCGTCGACCACGACGTCCGCAAGGCCCGCCCATACCTCGGCTACGAGCAGTATGAGTTCGACATCCCAGTGGGTGAAAATGGTGACAGCTACGACCGCTACCTCGTACGCATGGAGGAAATGCGCCAGTCGATCCGCATCCTCAAGCAGGCTCTCAAGTCGCTCCCATCCGGACCGATCAATGTGGTCGATCCAAAGAGCACCCTCCCACAGAAAGAACGCGTGCTGATGTCGATGGAAGAACTGATCCACCACTTCATCGTCGCAACCCAAGGCATCGACGCACCGGAAGGTGAAGTTTACTTCGCAGCGGAGAACCCGAAGGGCGAACTCGGCTTCTACATCAACAGCAAAGGCGGTGGCGTACCTCACCGACTCAAGATGCGCAGCCCGTCATTCTGCAACTTGTCCATCCTTCCAAAGCTTCTACCGAACCACATGGTCTCCGACGTGGTCGCCATCCTAGGCTCGCTCGACTTCGTGATGGGCGAATGCGACCGCTAA